The sequence TCTCGGGAAGCATGCCTGTGTGTGGTCCACCTTTCGCCATCTGTCACCTCCTCCAGTCACCTTGGGGTCCATGCTCAcatgtgtggggtccaccttgggcgctcaataggcaccatccgtcaaaagccttgatggctttgacatattagatgtgtgtgCTTTTGGTTATAAATACCAAAAGATCTCATTTCCCaacaaatgtgggataaaagacTTTGCCCTAGAATGCATTTTCTAAAGGTTTTTAAAGGCGTTTTCTTCTAAGACTTGAATACACCTTCCTCACGTGATAGCCTGGATCTTTGGCATTTACCTTGCAGAATGCACTTTGCATTGGGAGGTTTTGAAGCACCTTGGAGGTTCTAATGCACACCACATGAACTGTTGTTTGTTTCATATTCCACGTAGAGGGAGAACAAGGAGAGACTCCATAGGATGAAGAAATAGATCTACATAAGAGAAGCTAAATCATGGCCCATGCCATACGTGGGAGGAGGGATTAATTTCAAATGTTTGCATTTAATTCAGGAATTTCAACGCTGCCCTCTTCATCATTCATGCAGAAGGAAAAGATGATGATGGCAATGCAATTGGCACTATGCCTACCAAATGTAGTTTGTTGAAGGTCTTTATTAAACAACAAATGCCTTCCCAGCTGTTACACAGGGTGACATTTTGACTTGGCAACGTGCATTCTGAAAATTGCCATGCCTTTTCAATAGACCTACCAAAACATAGGGTAGTACTCTAAAATGTAGAATTAAAGAGTCCACAATGATTACCACTGAAACATGGATAAAGTGAAAGCAACTCTTGTCAATGCTATAGGCCCTAGACTTTTCAAACGTCTCTTTGCTCACCACTCCTTGTATTTGGCTGCAATCGGTCATAACTATGTGGCAATGGAGTTGTAAAAGCCATTATAGATGGAAGATTATGGAAGACACCAGCCATAAACTCTATTCTTTCCATCCTTCCATAAACTTAAATGTACATGGCAACCAGAACCAATATCCATCGAGAAGTACTTGGGAAGGAAAGTTGCATGTAGAGACTTTTTGGTTGCTACTGCCCTTACAGATTCTCATAGGAGGACTAAATTGTCAGTAACAAATGCACAAGAAGAATACCCCAATGCTACTTCAAATTGACCGTCTCCTGCCTCTGCATGCAACTGCTCTACAGAAATATGCATGCTTTGAAGAGCTTTAAGAACTTCTAACAGAACAAGTGATGCACCATCAAAGGTTGCAGCTGAGCAGTATGACGTGGAATCAATTGCAATCCAATTGTTGTTATCTTCCCTTCTTAGAAGATAAAACTCACTCTCAAAACCAATACTTACAACCAAACCAAATTCTTCTTCCAATTTAGTTGCAATTCTTCTCAAAGTTGTCCTTGGACAATAGTCCCAAGGTTGGTCGAGTGTTGAATGCATATCAACCAATACCATTTTCTCTTGGTCAGACCAGGGGATACAACATAGTGTTGATATATCAACCATTAGTTGGATCTCACCCATAGCAGTCAGATGGGAACCTTGAGCAGGGCTATCTGTAAACGAAGTCATTTACTAAGAACAATTTTGCTATAAAAATAATGCACGGGcctgagccaggtcgggccccaaagtgggcttgactaaaagaatttttgttttcatgcaactgatctCTGAAATGCTTTAGGAACCTCACAcacacctctagaaatgatcgacatcattttcagatcatcagactgaattttgcaaccttcaggcaattacgccacattttcacatttaatcgcgaagacgtaattttcaagccagtcaaaacatctttctggacctcaccatctgataggcatgtactttgaaatacaaggatgaactctaccaattggtttctcaaaatgagtcttgagtgaagagatattaattggcaaaaatggccaactggctttgtcgacactacagacctgatgaagtcaatgttctggcaacacatgacgcctttctcaaaaatatcaaatgacctctatagaccctcaaatttgaaacacaggtaccttgaagtacatactaaatctttgaattctcagtttgaccaaaagcaTGACTGGATGAAAATGGTGCACTcataaaaatagctactttaactgatatagcactgaaagtggagaagactgaaaatgatggctaaatgaacccttttgaaaactgatcaaacggattggtagaggcttgaaatttgaaacatagctcatcatttatactagaATTAACCCAGAAGAAACATTTTGGTGCAACACTCAgtgaggcaaattttacacttgtgcaaaacaaggctctgactagctatcgaaacaaggacttgccaaaacatagaaattgcaaatggattcgttaagacttgaaaatttgtaggctaactcacatttatgcataaaattgaatccattttgaaaatatccatgatgatcaatagggaaaaagatacaaacactcaaagtaggctactcaataaaatctgcatttgtgcctaaaatgcactttcaccTCAACCCTTAAAATGGGCACCTattaaacttatccaaattgaattttgaaagtttcacatcatttcataggccaaatgaaaggtttaggacatgaatcctgagccttaccctcagaaaatcaaccggctccattttgacctttcacaaactaggccattcaaactaacttatttggaaatgcaaagaaattttttgaattgggcctctaaacttgactcaattttaatgagtcccaacagatatcttaacccctaccatccaatcccagcatacctatcgaattttccatatatcaggaaccagtcaatcatcatacagtcaaacctaccaatacttgaaagatcatatccttcctcttgaattatcccGTAATCAACGAAGAAACTTTATCCATCAATCCTCTCGCtacactattattgctgatatcctatataggcatggtctagatggtacattgttgagatatcttgaaaaagatgaatctaagaGCATTCTTAATGGCATTCATGCAGGCATTTGCattacacactcaagtggtttaacattggctaagaaacttattcgtatgggttacttttggcctactatggaaagagattcattcacctatgctagaaaatgtaaacaatgtcagatccatggaaatctcattcatgcgccagcacaagagttatatcctatgacgggatcatggccattttcacagtggggccttgatttggtaggaaagatcaatccttcatcttctaatggacataagttcattctgattgctactaaatattttactaagtggattgaagtagtgcctttaacaacagttataggaaaacaaatatcatcattcattttgaattacataatttgtcgttatggagttcctatgaccattatcactgataatggaagaccattcaaaaatcaagatgtaaaagagctatgtgaatagtttcatatccaacataggttctctactccatattatccacaaggtaatggtcaagctgaagcatcaaacaaaactatcttgaaaatcttgaagaaaacagtcaatgaagctggaaaagactagcacattcagctaaatcctgctctttgggcataccaaactagcatctggactccaataggggcaactccatattgtttggtgtATGTattagaagctatattacctatagaagtagagataccttcgctacgagtatccttgcacagtcttataccagaagaagaacaatgagtctctcgactccaggaactaggaCTGATTCAGGAATGTCaacaaaatgcaacaaaacatttgaaagtataccaacaaagaatgacaagaagctataaccatagagtcaagccacgtatttttcaaattggagatatagttctaagggagaatccaagaaattaacaagatcgggaaaagaagggaaaatttgaaccaaattggttaggaccttttgtcatggtagaaacatatggatcaggagcatacaagttatctacccctaaaggttaTTGGTtttatgaacctatcaattctatccatctcaagaaattttatgcttgagatatatagtcctaaaaaaaaaatgcaataaatttagatggtgaaaacctggtaaacaagcgctatctaaaaaataggttcctccatctatgagatcgctttgtgcacctatccactccatcctatcacatctattgcttccatatatttaatattttagcttatccattccatctttcacatccattactctgaaccatttagcaaaaaATATGCAGCCTACCAacatttatcaatctttgacatacttgtcgtagtcattgtcttggaccttatcagaatcaatcaatctacatttgtattcCTCCATGGTTTGAattttgatcaattcatacatccataataaatttttgtttctgctgggggtaaaatccaaattccttttggtaaggtgatcttttgaatctttcaaaaaccaaaacattcgaaaaacataaaaaaaccaaaaacacctagggttttgaaaaagataatgagcaacaaagcaacaaaaataaaGGCAttacatcaacaactgaatcaggcAAATCAAAAACTGAAGAATCAACTAACaagtaacaaaggattatcaaagatcattcatcaagatgattatattagttaatgaccataagaacatgtgaatgacatacaagatatagtgtttatatcttgattttattgctaatcatgtactctatgcaaactcaaggatgtccatgactagagaagctatgatggggcatgattattttctttgattgttgtctgtggtttatctcttactacggtatgaacttgtctcaggctATGATCGGCTAaatatcaaggaggacgttccaagtcatgcatgaaaggagataaaccttgtctattctgcaagaaatactcaagttagcttgatccattatatcaagttgcctgtactaacttgctatatcaaaatccatgtaaggaatactcaggtcatcttgaatcattatgtcaagttgcttgtattttcttacaacatttaaagctcaatgatgaaatcaagcactgttacaagatcgcatatgaagaatggcagtacaatttttagttagatgattctggattagctcattattcaattgcattataagcatatcatttcattaacagatcaatggtcataaataaagattgagtatacttggacaaacaaaaacaatttgcatttaatcattataggtgcatttatttcttagaatcattttaagCATCATTcgtttcatttagttgcattttatcattgcattaattggcattcaattaagtgcatttcattcatcatgtagtgtatcatcattattatttgcattatcattttattaacgatcatttagttgcatctttgcacttagaatcattataaacattacatatcaaaatcaaaaacatttcatatagattcataatcattataaacattgcatataaaaatacaaaaaacattccatatagatcattgcactcatatcatttaagttagtaatcattttcatttgcatccaagatcatcaaaatcaaaaatcaacaaaatcatttATCATCGAATCATCATATAAAACATCATAATCAAATAAaaacatacatgcatataaatcatcatcatatagaatccatgtttgcatatagatcatcataaaaaaataagagtcaaagtatacaatgatatcaaataaataatacaaatgctccaaatcaagtcacggttgtcctgtaccactaccacctgactttgttcgtctctgtggctgtgggtgagaagatcctccagatgcctgtctcccatgaccccaccactactagtatccatcaacaccaTGGTCTGATAACTACCGACTCTCTAGCTCTCTataactacctcctcatatcggtCGCCAGTGAGAAGTCTCCTTCCCAACCtgaactaatgctctaacagtgtcaaTGGAGAGAGtccctgatccaacctgctgaatgtaatcaagaaggccctgagtatcctattgtctcctaacagctctatctcgCTCAGTCATAAGAGTTTTCACCTATGcttgaagctgatcaatctgtgctcttagACTGTCTATAGTATCCTTCCCTAGAACATCATGCTCTAGTGCATCTttctctggcatatcatgcactggtgcaaccTACTTTGGTGAAtcttgttgtggtgcatgaaccccaatcccctcaccaccaacttaTCCAACTGCTAGAATCTCAGTTTGAGTAACTCTCTAAACCCATTGTCTAATCAGGGGAaaatgatcctcaggatcctcatcatctccaacatgcactgcaataaccctaggatctggccgaatctgtccaaaatcaatacctctcctgcaacccccatccagtccactcACCCTACCtcttgtcaatggcaaccct is a genomic window of Cryptomeria japonica chromosome 7, Sugi_1.0, whole genome shotgun sequence containing:
- the LOC131857027 gene encoding uncharacterized protein LOC131857027; amino-acid sequence: MTSFTDSPAQGSHLTAMGEIQLMVDISTLCCIPWSDQEKMVLVDMHSTLDQPWDYCPRTTLRRIATKLEEEFGLVVSIGFESEFYLLRREDNNNWIAIDSTSYCSAATFDGASLVLLEVLKALQSMHISVEQLHAEAGDGQFEVALGYSSCAFVTDNLVLL